The Thalassotalea psychrophila genome window below encodes:
- a CDS encoding DUF1254 domain-containing protein encodes MNLRKSVLTLSLLALTQVACSSTENESISSVNSLSVPENITTPNIVRTQAVGDLNFTDGYPSDETMSKVQRYMFVQRAVNAFVDGIPISSMHAMLEGGKSLGGKANQSVLISESLIDKNSLWLTPNSTTPYISIEVDVKNGPVVLDINSAVLGLVDDAFFKYVGDIGLGNPKDKGKGGKYLLVHDSFEGEIPSGFIVLKTPTYRNWVPMRLNSTKDVKQFKDTFKMHPLGQEPKMDFIDFSSVKYNTIHANNEDFYRELNAVIQYEPITAGDSHYRGLIAEIGIEKGKEFNPQGEQLAALKEAAGIANVHARNEAFRPTNKDVYFYGDDRNWFLPFGSTMSHEFTKDGKVFIDDKTAFHYIATGITPLMTAQFDGAGSSYLVTTQDEKGAALDGNETYTITLPPTPPMKRFWSFMVYDNQTRSILPTEQRSGGFDSTGEVAKNQDGSVTVTFSPTKPEGKVNWVQTLSNKGFFVMFRMYSPTQEWHDRKYMIGDLIKQ; translated from the coding sequence ATGAATCTAAGAAAATCCGTATTAACACTCAGTTTACTCGCATTGACTCAAGTCGCATGTTCAAGTACAGAAAATGAATCTATTAGTAGTGTAAACAGCCTTTCTGTTCCAGAGAATATTACCACGCCAAACATTGTAAGAACTCAAGCCGTTGGTGATTTAAATTTTACAGATGGTTACCCGTCCGATGAAACCATGAGTAAGGTGCAACGCTACATGTTTGTACAGCGTGCTGTTAATGCGTTTGTCGATGGTATTCCAATTAGTTCAATGCATGCCATGCTAGAAGGTGGTAAGTCTCTTGGTGGAAAAGCTAATCAATCGGTACTTATCAGTGAAAGTTTAATAGATAAAAATAGTTTATGGCTTACTCCAAATTCAACAACACCTTATATCTCTATTGAAGTAGATGTAAAAAATGGTCCTGTTGTTTTAGATATAAACAGCGCAGTTTTAGGGCTGGTCGATGATGCTTTTTTCAAATATGTCGGTGATATTGGTTTAGGCAACCCAAAAGATAAAGGCAAAGGTGGTAAATATTTATTAGTACATGACAGCTTTGAAGGTGAAATACCTAGTGGCTTTATTGTACTGAAAACGCCAACTTATCGAAACTGGGTGCCAATGCGTTTAAATAGCACAAAAGATGTAAAACAGTTTAAAGATACGTTTAAAATGCATCCGTTAGGACAAGAGCCTAAGATGGACTTCATCGATTTTAGTAGCGTGAAATATAATACGATTCACGCTAACAACGAAGACTTTTATCGCGAACTAAATGCAGTCATTCAGTACGAGCCTATTACCGCAGGCGACTCACACTACCGAGGTTTAATTGCAGAAATCGGTATTGAGAAAGGAAAAGAATTTAACCCGCAAGGAGAGCAACTAGCAGCATTAAAAGAAGCCGCTGGTATTGCTAATGTTCATGCTCGTAATGAAGCGTTCCGCCCTACCAATAAAGACGTTTATTTTTATGGTGACGATCGAAACTGGTTTTTACCGTTTGGTAGCACCATGTCTCACGAGTTTACCAAAGACGGCAAAGTATTTATTGATGATAAAACAGCCTTTCATTACATAGCGACAGGTATCACGCCATTAATGACAGCACAATTTGATGGTGCGGGAAGCTCTTATCTTGTTACTACGCAAGACGAAAAAGGCGCAGCCCTAGACGGTAATGAAACCTATACTATTACCTTACCACCTACCCCACCAATGAAACGTTTTTGGAGCTTTATGGTATACGACAACCAAACTCGTAGCATCTTGCCGACAGAGCAGCGTTCAGGTGGATTTGATAGCACAGGTGAAGTTGCAAAAAATCAAGACGGCTCAGTAACAGTCACCTTTTCACCTACTAAGCCAGAAGGCAAAGTAAATTGGGTGCAGACACTATCAAATAAAGGTTTTTTCGTGATGTTTAGAATGTACTCTCCAACTCAAGAGTGGCATGACCGAAAATACATGATAGGCGATTTAATCAAACAGTAA
- a CDS encoding DUF3427 domain-containing protein, with translation MTSKLTIGTSGRILKFYRLIEGMTSDYINNAVIEYELKDGLIESYGPSTGFDLKIEGKFYPPKAILGLAVSNYLGEPILASHFSGGKGSDCFRLLELLDYEIVDKYLTKAREELITYAEYSRLDLHNIFDADSNFTVGSGKWGLQGIVRLNPSLGDFAFLVTLKGSNVYHDKLSKDGYLFWLSQSKQKLSDPMIKHFINFDHHNNHILLFSRPTEDDDYTFFGKVRFDSYDPKSSEPVNINWELENKYFPNRVLEKFDSYLSEPFVGKVLPKLVPVEDDKQRPKATKPKTSKKRAKPNKVDWEAKWLRQNEIGMLGEALILEFERHRLIEAGCEDLANKIQYIASVDDSAGYDILSFDHSTSNPIQIEVKTTTGSLYSDFYITDNEVEKAKEYGSSYWIYRVYNLEYKSGSKVRRIQAPFDEKLTLKPQTYKAKLI, from the coding sequence ATGACTAGCAAACTTACAATAGGTACATCAGGAAGGATACTAAAGTTTTATCGACTCATAGAGGGGATGACGTCGGACTATATAAACAATGCTGTAATAGAGTACGAACTTAAAGATGGGTTAATCGAAAGTTATGGGCCCTCAACAGGCTTTGACTTAAAGATCGAAGGTAAATTTTACCCACCAAAAGCGATATTGGGTCTGGCCGTTAGTAATTACTTAGGCGAACCTATCCTTGCAAGTCACTTTAGTGGTGGTAAAGGCTCTGATTGTTTCAGGCTGCTTGAATTATTAGATTACGAGATTGTAGATAAATATCTTACCAAAGCCAGGGAAGAGTTGATCACCTATGCTGAATATTCACGACTAGACTTACATAATATTTTTGATGCTGATTCAAATTTCACTGTTGGTTCTGGTAAGTGGGGCTTACAAGGTATTGTAAGATTGAACCCTAGTTTAGGTGATTTTGCTTTTTTAGTAACATTGAAAGGGTCGAATGTTTATCATGATAAATTGAGCAAAGATGGATATTTGTTCTGGTTGTCACAATCAAAGCAAAAATTATCTGATCCAATGATAAAACATTTTATAAATTTTGATCATCATAATAATCATATCTTGTTATTTTCTCGACCTACCGAAGATGATGACTATACATTTTTTGGTAAAGTCAGGTTTGACAGCTATGACCCCAAGAGCAGCGAGCCCGTTAATATAAATTGGGAGTTGGAGAATAAATACTTTCCCAATAGAGTACTTGAAAAATTTGATAGTTACTTGAGCGAGCCCTTTGTAGGTAAAGTTCTCCCTAAGTTAGTTCCTGTAGAGGATGATAAGCAAAGGCCTAAAGCTACCAAACCTAAAACGTCAAAGAAGAGGGCTAAGCCCAATAAAGTAGATTGGGAAGCTAAATGGTTAAGACAAAATGAAATAGGCATGCTTGGTGAGGCTCTTATATTGGAGTTTGAGCGTCACCGTTTGATTGAAGCCGGCTGCGAGGACTTAGCTAATAAAATCCAATACATAGCATCTGTTGATGACTCTGCTGGGTACGATATACTTTCTTTCGATCACAGTACTAGTAACCCTATTCAGATTGAAGTTAAAACAACAACAGGTAGTTTGTATTCGGATTTTTATATAACGGACAATGAAGTTGAAAAAGCCAAAGAGTATGGTTCTAGTTATTGGATTTATAGAGTCTACAATCTTGAATACAAGAGTGGTAGTAAAGTTAGACGCATACAAGCACCATTTGATGAAAAGCTAACTTTAAAGCCTCAAACCTATAAAGCGAAGCTTATATAG
- a CDS encoding DUF6573 family protein, with protein sequence MDSELIDVSETAADVGYGFNTIGAPVFLTQKLWNLCVHWEQKNTDEQGFQEQNARLWDVLFICGTSLELNLQSFFNSMSHQYSILVIPRDGTSTAPVRAQLEASGNSEQGTLEIDLIDLVPNESEAW encoded by the coding sequence ATGGATTCAGAGCTCATTGATGTGTCAGAAACTGCAGCGGATGTAGGTTATGGCTTCAACACAATAGGCGCGCCCGTCTTTTTAACACAGAAGTTGTGGAATTTATGTGTGCATTGGGAGCAAAAAAACACTGATGAACAAGGTTTTCAAGAGCAAAATGCACGTCTTTGGGATGTTCTTTTCATTTGCGGAACTTCCCTAGAGTTGAATTTGCAGAGTTTCTTTAACTCTATGAGTCATCAATACAGTATCCTTGTTATTCCAAGGGATGGAACTTCCACAGCCCCTGTTAGAGCGCAATTGGAGGCATCAGGTAATTCTGAACAAGGGACGCTCGAGATCGATCTAATTGATCTAGTCCCAAACGAAAGTGAAGCATGGTAA
- a CDS encoding ParB N-terminal domain-containing protein — MKPREFFPNMPDEVFEIWLAPLIEGKGWPFKTVEDDLQATNWRYVLGIDFTLRQWIDCTWELIDINLPQSKFTNGSISMATAIVGNAAYGKLTDTANVENTKERFQSCVSYIKEHGNIPTPIILTRINDGFSVMDGNHRLAAILFTVNPLDIVIKAWVANINLTIV; from the coding sequence ATGAAGCCTCGTGAGTTTTTTCCAAATATGCCTGATGAGGTTTTTGAAATATGGTTAGCACCATTAATTGAAGGTAAAGGATGGCCATTCAAAACTGTTGAAGATGATTTACAGGCCACTAATTGGCGCTATGTATTAGGCATTGATTTCACCTTGCGGCAATGGATTGATTGTACGTGGGAATTAATCGATATTAATTTGCCTCAAAGTAAATTTACAAATGGCAGTATTTCTATGGCCACGGCTATTGTTGGTAATGCCGCTTATGGCAAACTAACCGACACCGCTAATGTAGAAAATACCAAAGAGAGATTTCAGTCATGTGTTTCCTATATAAAAGAGCATGGAAATATTCCGACGCCTATAATTCTTACAAGGATAAATGATGGTTTTAGTGTAATGGATGGTAATCACCGTTTGGCAGCTATACTTTTTACCGTTAACCCTTTAGATATAGTAATTAAAGCTTGGGTTGCAAATATAAACCTAACAATAGTTTAA
- a CDS encoding terminase small subunit — MTDSINLATKLNPKQKLFAELCAKGKIQSEAYELAGYKCDNSTQQTINNAAKRCMRNVPVKTYYKSLLESSSAKAFEELSYTKQDWLRNQFKLLELAFGDGQVHKVASFNGEFIEAQVKETDLGAAIRIQEQLGKMLALFVDKSEIGGAMTITNLIAEISKEAGESTNDSPLPRDDD, encoded by the coding sequence ATGACCGATTCAATTAACCTGGCAACTAAACTTAACCCAAAACAAAAGTTATTTGCTGAGTTATGCGCCAAGGGTAAAATACAATCCGAGGCATATGAGTTAGCAGGCTATAAATGCGATAACTCAACACAACAAACTATTAATAACGCAGCAAAACGATGTATGCGAAATGTACCCGTTAAGACTTACTACAAGTCATTGCTTGAGAGTTCATCAGCAAAAGCATTCGAAGAGTTAAGTTATACCAAGCAAGATTGGTTACGAAACCAGTTTAAGTTGCTTGAATTGGCGTTTGGCGATGGACAAGTGCATAAAGTTGCATCATTCAATGGTGAATTTATAGAAGCGCAAGTTAAAGAAACAGATTTAGGTGCAGCAATACGAATCCAAGAGCAATTAGGTAAAATGCTGGCCTTGTTTGTTGATAAGTCCGAGATTGGTGGAGCAATGACTATCACCAACTTGATTGCTGAAATATCGAAAGAGGCCGGTGAAAGTACAAACGACTCACCATTGCCAAGGGATGATGATTAA
- a CDS encoding helix-turn-helix transcriptional regulator — translation MNNKKNTEYKGLWIPKTLLAYNEWPLAQRLIFADLVSLSEAVDKIFKSNKGFAAQLGINVRTVDRALSDLEAKGLISRTTKYIHSKGGRERVIYLNPNKVKLFLNRLETKCPEPYRHFVSSSIDKMAQVNNIKERTLSKEQEHRSQHRLSSVASVNIIRQAQVLSEITTNLLGHGVSKGDIEFAIKLYETAHKWSLDVANVNIGPTPNDSIIETLSALDDFMYNFDSMNDFVKYLQFRYEERNVARKSKQVNLSWFLASNTENLIEDEPFGTRVRADAIEMSQF, via the coding sequence ATGAACAACAAAAAAAACACCGAATACAAAGGTCTATGGATACCCAAAACGCTCCTAGCCTATAACGAGTGGCCGCTTGCCCAAAGGTTGATATTTGCTGACTTGGTATCGTTAAGCGAAGCCGTAGATAAGATATTCAAAAGCAATAAAGGCTTTGCTGCACAGCTAGGGATAAATGTTAGAACCGTTGATAGAGCTTTATCAGACCTTGAGGCCAAAGGGTTAATATCAAGAACAACGAAGTACATTCATAGCAAAGGAGGCCGAGAAAGAGTGATATATCTGAACCCAAATAAGGTTAAATTATTCCTTAATAGGCTAGAGACAAAATGTCCTGAGCCCTATAGGCATTTTGTCTCGAGCTCTATAGACAAAATGGCACAAGTAAATAACATTAAAGAAAGAACATTAAGTAAAGAACAAGAACACCGGTCTCAACACAGATTATCATCTGTGGCATCGGTAAATATTATTAGGCAAGCACAAGTGTTAAGCGAGATAACCACAAATTTATTAGGTCATGGGGTTTCTAAAGGTGACATTGAGTTTGCTATTAAGCTATATGAGACTGCGCATAAGTGGTCACTCGATGTCGCTAATGTAAACATTGGTCCTACGCCAAACGATTCCATTATTGAAACATTATCTGCTTTAGATGACTTCATGTATAACTTTGATTCAATGAACGATTTTGTTAAGTATCTTCAATTTAGATACGAAGAGAGAAATGTTGCCCGAAAAAGCAAACAAGTAAACCTAAGCTGGTTCCTAGCCTCAAATACTGAAAACCTAATCGAAGATGAACCGTTTGGGACTAGGGTCCGGGCGGATGCAATTGAAATGTCTCAATTTTAA
- a CDS encoding HNH endonuclease signature motif containing protein translates to MSQNLIRTYAGVENLRGTVRLRDKALLLIPSDKEIKAYKGVNGLLCCVIKERKYRWLDVVYALILGPLSKQQMAVCGNYEIYDWIKHLHTRRIREVADYRIDKVKPTPPLLSAEIRNRFEYFDGKLYSIKVKNGSVKRTRTGRQKDSYWYIQIKGIEYPEHQLVWIYFNGEIPLGLYVDHIFGNGLNNKITNLQVITPSANNIKRPLQTNNSSGCAGVSSNKKGSYTARFCDKHLGSFRNENDAITAYNKARKEHDDFLDFPSIYEPKGK, encoded by the coding sequence ATGAGTCAAAACCTAATAAGAACTTACGCCGGCGTCGAGAATTTACGTGGGACAGTAAGGCTTCGAGACAAAGCACTATTGCTTATACCAAGTGACAAAGAAATTAAAGCATATAAAGGTGTAAACGGATTACTTTGTTGTGTCATTAAAGAGCGAAAGTATCGCTGGCTAGACGTCGTCTATGCATTGATTTTAGGTCCATTAAGTAAGCAGCAAATGGCCGTGTGTGGTAACTATGAAATTTATGATTGGATTAAGCATCTGCACACAAGAAGGATTAGGGAAGTCGCTGATTATCGAATTGATAAAGTTAAGCCGACCCCACCACTTCTTAGTGCAGAAATAAGGAACAGGTTCGAGTATTTCGATGGGAAATTGTACTCGATAAAAGTTAAAAATGGTTCAGTCAAGAGAACTCGAACAGGACGACAGAAAGATAGTTATTGGTATATACAAATCAAAGGTATTGAGTATCCCGAGCATCAACTTGTATGGATTTACTTTAATGGTGAAATTCCTCTTGGGCTATACGTGGATCATATTTTTGGCAACGGCTTAAACAATAAAATTACAAACTTGCAAGTTATTACTCCGTCGGCAAACAACATAAAAAGGCCATTGCAAACAAATAATTCTAGTGGCTGTGCAGGTGTTAGCTCAAATAAAAAAGGTAGTTATACTGCAAGGTTTTGCGACAAACACCTAGGAAGCTTCCGAAACGAAAATGATGCTATAACCGCATATAACAAAGCTAGAAAAGAGCATGATGACTTTCTAGACTTTCCGTCAATATACGAACCGAAAGGTAAGTGA
- a CDS encoding helix-turn-helix domain-containing protein → MPSVYKYKQHEAMMNQSILTLENARAELLISRTHLWNLIRSGKLKAFKVGRCVRITRGEIDRFISANQIS, encoded by the coding sequence ATGCCCTCAGTGTACAAATACAAACAACATGAGGCCATGATGAACCAATCAATTTTAACCCTAGAAAATGCACGTGCCGAACTTTTAATCAGCCGCACTCACCTTTGGAATTTAATCCGTTCAGGAAAGCTAAAAGCATTTAAAGTTGGCCGCTGTGTCCGCATCACAAGGGGTGAAATAGACCGTTTTATAAGTGCTAATCAAATTAGCTAG
- a CDS encoding tyrosine-type recombinase/integrase — MAENNTNRKPLSALAVKNVKSGFLSDTPPNGGLRIIVNKSGSKSWTYRYRMDSKLKQIKLGNYPSVDLKEARMLLAEKKKLRTVENKDPLEERKKQRAQRKAEQEEKAKLAFTVEQMCELYLTRHVEKKRTTKGADETRRTLNNDAVAVLGHLPAADVTHRMAYNMIDAIVERGASVQAGNVLREFLAAYNYSMGKGLFDDDFVNPCLQAKSNFKLQKVKLTNTRGKRVLNDGELSTLLNWLPDSKFTKGQKGVLMMTLLTGCRTGEACTLKWSSLDYDKGIWHLAETKTGVERSVQLSTQAIQFLKGIDKGSSEYVFTQRLGKPVEQKKITEQMWRMRKDGTDLKINRWTPHDLRRTVRTSLSKLKCPSDIAEAILGHTKGGVQGVYDLYTYEAECKEWLQVWCDYLDTLKAVKNVVPMLALA, encoded by the coding sequence ATGGCCGAAAACAATACTAACAGAAAACCATTATCAGCGCTCGCTGTTAAAAACGTAAAATCAGGCTTTTTATCTGACACCCCTCCTAATGGTGGATTACGCATTATTGTGAACAAGTCAGGCTCTAAATCTTGGACTTATCGCTACCGAATGGACAGTAAACTAAAACAAATAAAGCTTGGTAATTACCCGTCTGTTGATTTGAAAGAAGCAAGAATGCTACTTGCTGAAAAGAAGAAGCTTCGCACCGTTGAAAATAAAGACCCGTTAGAAGAAAGAAAGAAACAACGGGCACAAAGAAAGGCTGAACAGGAAGAGAAAGCCAAGCTTGCTTTTACAGTCGAGCAAATGTGCGAGCTTTACTTAACGCGCCATGTTGAGAAGAAGCGAACTACAAAAGGTGCTGATGAAACACGAAGAACGTTGAATAATGATGCCGTTGCTGTTCTTGGACATCTCCCTGCTGCCGATGTAACTCACCGAATGGCATACAACATGATCGATGCCATTGTTGAACGAGGTGCAAGCGTACAAGCAGGTAATGTCTTAAGAGAGTTTTTAGCCGCTTACAACTACTCCATGGGTAAGGGATTGTTTGATGATGACTTTGTTAATCCTTGCTTACAGGCGAAATCAAACTTTAAGTTACAAAAGGTTAAGCTAACAAACACTCGGGGAAAAAGAGTGCTGAATGATGGTGAATTATCCACGCTGCTTAATTGGCTACCAGACTCCAAATTTACTAAAGGACAAAAAGGTGTGTTGATGATGACGTTGCTAACAGGCTGTCGTACTGGTGAAGCCTGTACTTTGAAATGGTCATCACTTGATTATGATAAAGGTATTTGGCATCTAGCTGAAACCAAAACAGGTGTTGAGCGATCTGTTCAGCTATCTACGCAAGCTATCCAATTTTTAAAAGGCATAGATAAAGGAAGTAGTGAGTATGTCTTTACCCAAAGGCTAGGGAAGCCAGTGGAGCAAAAGAAAATCACTGAGCAAATGTGGAGAATGCGCAAAGATGGAACCGACCTAAAGATTAATCGGTGGACACCGCATGACTTACGAAGAACCGTTCGCACCAGCTTATCTAAATTGAAATGCCCTAGCGATATTGCCGAAGCTATATTGGGCCACACCAAAGGTGGCGTACAGGGTGTATACGATCTTTACACTTACGAGGCTGAATGTAAGGAATGGCTGCAAGTATGGTGTGATTATCTTGATACACTTAAAGCTGTTAAGAACGTAGTACCTATGTTGGCGTTGGCATAA
- the mutS gene encoding DNA mismatch repair protein MutS: MMRQYLKIKSEFKHILVFYRMGDFYELFFDDAKKASELLDISLTARGKTGGNAIPMAGVPYHAVENYLARLVHMGESVALCEQIGDPATSKGPVERKVVRIVTPGTISDEALLEDKQDNLLVSIFAMQEKFGIAYLDMSSGRFVVCQPNSEEQLQAELQRLAPAELLYPESFEYLDLIEHIKGKRRRPDWEYDLDTAVKILNKQFGTKELVGFGVDDYHYGLAAAGCLLQYVKDTQRSELPHIRSIKAEAYAQGVILDSATRKNLELTQNLSGGIDNTLASVLDKTASPMGSRLLKRWLHFPLRNIEALEDRQNAISAIITEDMQGDVFDTIKGIGDIERIIARIALRSARPRDFARLRNALGLLPELNQLLLLNSQPYMQQLAKVSRPIPQLHQLLANAIIDNPPVLIRDGGVLAPGYNSELDELRNLSQGASNFLAELEQREREKTGISTLKVGYNRVHGFYIEISRRESNEVPVEYIRRQTLKNNERFITEELKSHEEKVLTAQSRYLALEKRLYDELFDQLAPFIEQLQKCSEAVASLDVLNNFAERALTLNYNKPALSKKPGIHINAGRHPVVEQVTKDAFIANPVELSEHRKMLIITGPNMGGKSTYMRQTALITLLAHVGSYVPADSAEIGLVDRIFTRIGASDDLASGRSTFMVEMTETANILHNATEQSLVLLDEIGRGTSTYDGLSLAWACAEYLAINSKAFTLFASHYFELTELAEQLDTLANIHLDAMEHDDTIIFMHAVQEGAASKSFGLQVAQLAGVPKTVIKRAKQRLQELELQAPATVITNQQAIELQQGMFVEEHPMIKQLKALNIDDITPRQAMELLFELKNKV, encoded by the coding sequence ATGATGCGCCAATATTTAAAAATCAAATCAGAATTTAAACATATTTTAGTGTTTTATCGAATGGGCGACTTTTATGAGTTGTTTTTTGATGATGCTAAAAAAGCCTCCGAACTATTAGATATATCCCTCACCGCCCGTGGCAAAACTGGCGGTAATGCGATTCCTATGGCTGGTGTGCCTTATCATGCTGTTGAGAATTATCTTGCCAGATTAGTACATATGGGAGAGTCGGTGGCTCTCTGCGAACAAATTGGTGATCCCGCTACAAGCAAAGGACCCGTTGAACGCAAAGTTGTACGAATAGTTACACCTGGTACTATCTCTGATGAAGCATTATTAGAAGACAAACAAGATAACTTGCTTGTTTCTATTTTTGCAATGCAAGAAAAGTTTGGTATTGCATACCTAGATATGAGTAGTGGCCGATTTGTAGTATGCCAACCCAATAGTGAAGAGCAATTACAAGCTGAGTTACAACGTCTAGCTCCGGCAGAGTTACTTTATCCTGAATCTTTTGAATACCTTGATTTAATTGAACACATCAAAGGCAAGAGACGCCGTCCTGACTGGGAGTATGATTTAGATACTGCGGTTAAAATATTAAATAAACAGTTTGGAACCAAAGAACTCGTTGGCTTTGGCGTTGATGATTATCATTATGGCTTAGCTGCAGCGGGCTGTTTATTACAATATGTTAAAGATACTCAACGCAGCGAATTACCGCACATCAGAAGTATTAAAGCGGAAGCTTATGCCCAAGGAGTAATTTTAGATTCAGCAACTCGTAAAAATTTAGAGCTAACGCAAAATCTTTCTGGCGGAATTGATAACACCTTGGCTTCAGTTCTTGATAAAACTGCGTCGCCAATGGGATCTAGGCTATTAAAGCGCTGGTTGCATTTTCCACTAAGGAACATTGAAGCATTAGAAGATCGTCAAAATGCGATTTCTGCAATTATTACTGAAGATATGCAAGGAGATGTTTTTGATACCATTAAGGGCATTGGTGATATTGAACGGATTATTGCTCGTATTGCCCTTAGAAGTGCCAGACCAAGGGATTTTGCCCGTTTACGTAACGCGTTAGGTTTGTTACCAGAGCTTAATCAATTGTTATTGTTAAATTCTCAGCCTTATATGCAACAACTAGCAAAAGTAAGCCGCCCTATTCCGCAATTACATCAATTGTTAGCCAACGCTATTATTGATAACCCTCCGGTACTTATTAGAGATGGTGGAGTGTTAGCTCCTGGTTACAATAGTGAATTGGATGAGCTTAGAAACTTAAGCCAAGGTGCGAGCAATTTTTTAGCTGAATTGGAACAACGAGAACGTGAAAAAACAGGCATAAGCACACTAAAAGTTGGTTACAACAGAGTTCATGGTTTTTATATTGAGATCAGCCGTAGAGAGTCTAATGAGGTGCCTGTTGAATACATCCGCAGGCAGACCCTTAAAAATAATGAACGCTTTATTACTGAAGAGTTAAAATCTCATGAAGAGAAAGTCCTTACCGCACAAAGCCGCTACCTTGCTTTAGAAAAACGTTTATATGATGAGTTGTTTGATCAACTTGCACCGTTTATTGAGCAATTACAAAAGTGCTCTGAAGCTGTTGCTAGTCTTGACGTTTTGAATAACTTTGCCGAACGAGCATTAACGTTAAATTATAATAAGCCGGCTTTAAGTAAAAAACCTGGTATACATATTAATGCAGGTCGTCATCCAGTTGTCGAGCAAGTCACAAAAGACGCTTTTATCGCCAATCCAGTAGAATTGTCTGAACATCGAAAAATGTTGATTATCACCGGTCCTAATATGGGCGGTAAATCAACTTACATGAGACAAACAGCTCTTATTACACTATTAGCTCATGTTGGTAGTTATGTTCCAGCAGACAGTGCCGAAATAGGACTGGTCGATAGAATTTTCACTCGTATAGGTGCTTCTGATGATTTAGCTAGTGGCCGCTCAACATTCATGGTAGAAATGACCGAAACGGCTAATATCCTACATAATGCTACTGAACAGTCATTAGTGTTACTTGATGAGATAGGTCGCGGCACAAGCACTTATGATGGATTATCATTGGCTTGGGCCTGCGCAGAATACTTAGCGATAAACAGCAAAGCATTTACCTTATTTGCCAGTCATTATTTTGAACTTACCGAGTTAGCTGAACAACTAGACACACTGGCGAATATTCATCTTGATGCAATGGAGCATGATGACACAATTATTTTCATGCATGCTGTACAAGAAGGTGCAGCCAGTAAGAGTTTCGGTTTACAAGTAGCGCAACTAGCAGGTGTACCTAAAACAGTGATTAAACGAGCAAAACAACGCCTGCAGGAGCTTGAATTGCAAGCACCTGCAACTGTGATAACAAATCAGCAAGCGATTGAGTTACAACAAGGTATGTTTGTTGAGGAACATCCAATGATTAAGCAATTAAAAGCACTTAACATTGATGATATTACGCCAAGACAAGCGATGGAATTGTTATTCGAGTTGAAAAATAAAGTATAA